A single genomic interval of Streptomyces sp. 1222.5 harbors:
- a CDS encoding aliphatic sulfonate ABC transporter substrate-binding protein yields MPATQAFRRTLAVIAALPLLTLAACGYGSEAKDDDTAKVAAGAKKIDGLDSVKIGYFGNLTHATALVGNQKGFFQKELGATKASYAPFNAGPSEIEALNSGSIDIGWIGPSPAINGFTKSGGKSLKIIGGSASGGVKLVVNPKKIKSLKDVEGKRIATPQLGNTQDVAFLNWAAEQGWKVDAQSGKGDVTVVRTDNKITPDAYKSGSVDGAWVPEPTASKLVAEGGKVLLDESSLWPDKKFVITNIIVRQAFLKEHPKAVEAVLKASVETNKWINANPDEAKAAANKQLESDSGKALPADVLDPAWKSIRFTDDPLASTLHTEADHAVKAGLLEKPDLNGIYDLTLLNKVLKAEGASAVGDAGLGS; encoded by the coding sequence GTGCCTGCAACACAAGCGTTCCGCCGCACCCTCGCGGTGATAGCCGCGCTCCCTCTTCTCACCCTCGCCGCCTGCGGTTACGGCTCCGAGGCCAAGGACGACGACACCGCCAAGGTCGCCGCCGGGGCGAAGAAGATCGACGGTCTCGACTCCGTCAAGATCGGCTACTTCGGCAACCTGACACACGCCACCGCGCTGGTCGGCAACCAGAAGGGCTTCTTCCAGAAGGAGCTCGGCGCCACGAAGGCGTCGTACGCGCCCTTCAACGCCGGGCCGTCCGAGATCGAGGCGCTGAACTCCGGTTCCATCGACATCGGCTGGATCGGCCCCTCCCCCGCGATCAACGGCTTCACCAAGTCGGGCGGCAAGAGCCTGAAGATCATCGGCGGTTCCGCGTCGGGCGGTGTGAAGCTCGTGGTGAACCCGAAGAAGATCAAGTCCCTGAAGGACGTCGAGGGCAAGCGGATCGCCACCCCGCAGCTGGGCAACACGCAGGACGTGGCCTTCCTCAACTGGGCCGCCGAGCAGGGCTGGAAGGTCGACGCGCAGAGCGGCAAGGGTGACGTGACGGTCGTCCGCACCGACAACAAGATCACCCCGGACGCCTACAAGTCGGGGTCGGTCGACGGTGCCTGGGTGCCGGAGCCGACCGCGTCGAAGCTGGTCGCCGAGGGCGGCAAGGTGCTGCTGGACGAGTCGTCGCTGTGGCCGGACAAGAAGTTCGTGATCACGAACATCATCGTGCGGCAGGCCTTCCTCAAGGAGCACCCGAAGGCGGTCGAGGCCGTCCTGAAGGCGTCGGTCGAGACCAACAAGTGGATCAACGCCAACCCGGACGAGGCGAAGGCCGCCGCGAACAAGCAGCTGGAGTCGGACTCCGGCAAGGCGCTGCCGGCCGACGTCCTCGACCCGGCGTGGAAGTCGATCCGGTTCACCGACGACCCGCTGGCGTCCACGCTCCACACCGAGGCGGACCACGCGGTCAAGGCCGGTCTGCTGGAGAAGCCGGACCTGAACGGGATCTACGACCTCACGCTCCTCAACAAGGTCCTCAAGGCCGAGGGCGCGAGCGCGGTCGGCGACGCCGGTCTCGGCAGCTGA
- a CDS encoding sirohydrochlorin chelatase, with product MHAKPVLLVVAHGSRDPRHAATVHALVQRVRSLRPGLRVETGFLDFNVPSVQGVLESLAAEGVRDVVALPLLLTRAFHAKADIPAVLREAPTRLRIRQAEVLGPSPLLVSALERRLYEAGLTPADKSSTGVVLASAGSSDPEASAVIADIAREWWHTGWCAVRPAFASASLPRTEDAVRELRALGCERVAVAPYVLAPGFLPDRIARGAAEADVLADVLGPAPEVARVLLERYDAARWPVLAAIGA from the coding sequence GTGCACGCGAAGCCCGTTCTCCTCGTCGTCGCCCACGGCAGCCGCGATCCGCGGCACGCCGCGACCGTGCACGCCCTCGTGCAGCGGGTGCGGTCGCTGCGGCCGGGGCTGCGCGTGGAGACCGGCTTCCTGGACTTCAACGTCCCCTCGGTGCAGGGGGTGCTGGAGTCCCTGGCGGCGGAGGGCGTGCGGGACGTCGTCGCCCTGCCGCTGCTGCTGACCCGCGCCTTCCACGCCAAGGCCGACATCCCGGCCGTGCTGCGGGAGGCGCCGACGCGGCTGCGGATCCGGCAGGCGGAGGTGCTGGGCCCCTCCCCGCTGCTGGTCTCGGCGCTGGAACGGCGCCTGTACGAGGCGGGGCTGACGCCCGCCGACAAGTCCTCGACCGGGGTCGTGCTGGCCTCGGCGGGGTCATCGGACCCGGAGGCGAGCGCAGTGATCGCCGACATCGCGCGGGAGTGGTGGCACACCGGTTGGTGCGCCGTGCGGCCTGCGTTCGCCTCCGCATCCCTTCCGCGCACCGAGGACGCCGTACGGGAGTTGCGCGCCCTCGGCTGCGAACGGGTGGCCGTCGCGCCGTACGTCCTGGCCCCCGGCTTCCTGCCGGATCGCATCGCGCGGGGCGCGGCCGAGGCGGACGTGCTCGCGGATGTGCTGGGCCCGGCGCCGGAGGTGGCGCGCGTGCTGCTGGAACGCTACGACGCGGCCCGCTGGCCGGTCCTCGCGGCGATCGGCGCCTGA
- a CDS encoding ABC transporter permease — MASTETKPGQDAGSVEAGLDALETAATGRPTLRQTLVSKVLPPVTAIAVVLVVWSLLYPVVDDPTKLPSPSAVGHAFRDAWVQGNLLGYIWTSVSRGLLGFFFALLIGTPLGLLVARVKFVRAAIGPILSGLQSLPSVAWVPPAVIWLGLDNSMMYAVILLGAVPSIANGLVSGVDQVPPLFLRAGRTMGATGVKGVWYVTLPAALPGYVAGLKQGWAFSWRSLMAAEIIAQFPDLGVGLGQLLENARTASDMAMVFEAILLILFVGIAIDLLIFSPLERWVLRSRGLMVKS, encoded by the coding sequence ATGGCCAGCACTGAGACGAAGCCGGGCCAGGACGCGGGGAGCGTCGAGGCGGGCCTGGACGCACTGGAGACGGCGGCCACCGGGCGGCCGACCCTGCGGCAGACCCTCGTCAGCAAGGTCCTTCCGCCGGTCACCGCGATCGCGGTGGTCCTCGTGGTCTGGTCCCTGCTCTACCCGGTCGTCGACGACCCGACCAAGCTGCCCTCGCCGTCGGCGGTGGGGCACGCGTTCCGGGACGCCTGGGTGCAGGGCAATCTGCTCGGCTACATCTGGACCAGCGTCTCGCGCGGTCTGCTGGGCTTCTTCTTCGCGCTGCTCATCGGCACCCCGCTGGGACTGCTGGTGGCGCGGGTGAAGTTCGTGCGCGCGGCCATCGGCCCGATCCTGTCCGGTCTGCAGTCGCTGCCGTCGGTGGCGTGGGTGCCGCCGGCCGTGATCTGGCTCGGCCTGGACAACTCCATGATGTACGCGGTGATCCTGCTCGGCGCGGTACCCTCGATCGCCAACGGGCTGGTGTCCGGTGTCGACCAGGTTCCGCCGCTGTTCCTGCGCGCGGGCCGCACGATGGGCGCGACGGGCGTCAAGGGCGTCTGGTACGTCACCCTTCCCGCGGCGCTGCCCGGTTACGTGGCGGGCCTGAAGCAGGGCTGGGCGTTCTCCTGGCGGTCGCTGATGGCCGCCGAGATCATCGCCCAGTTCCCCGATCTGGGCGTGGGCCTCGGCCAGCTGCTGGAGAACGCCCGCACCGCGAGCGACATGGCCATGGTGTTCGAGGCGATCCTGCTCATCCTGTTCGTCGGCATCGCCATCGACCTGCTGATCTTCAGCCCGCTGGAGCGGTGGGTGCTGCGCAGCCGCGGCTTGATGGTGAAGAGCTGA
- a CDS encoding sigma-70 family RNA polymerase sigma factor, whose translation MDDFTGDAGQRLAERFEADRPHLAAVAYRLLGSATEADDALQEAWLRARQADTGEVGNLTGWLTTVVTRVCLNLLRARRNRREDALDAHDSPAAAVTESGDPAREALLADEVGIALLVVLDTLSPAERVAFVLHDMFAVPFEEIAPLIERNPAATRQLASRARRRVRGREPVPTADAGRRRAAVEAFLAATRGGDFTALFALLAPDVALRADALVVPTPEPLTVQGAEPVARGAMAAMARARLTGVALLDGRVGLVMAERGHPRLVLAFTFGTDGLISGIDITADPERLRGIDIGPADTDR comes from the coding sequence GTGGACGACTTCACGGGGGACGCCGGACAGCGGCTGGCCGAGCGGTTCGAGGCGGACCGGCCGCACCTCGCGGCCGTGGCCTACCGGCTGCTCGGGTCGGCCACCGAGGCCGACGACGCGCTGCAGGAGGCCTGGCTGCGGGCCCGGCAGGCCGACACCGGAGAGGTCGGCAACCTCACCGGCTGGCTGACCACCGTCGTCACCCGCGTCTGCCTGAACCTGCTGCGGGCCCGCCGCAACCGTCGTGAGGACGCTCTCGACGCCCACGACTCCCCGGCCGCGGCCGTCACCGAGTCCGGCGACCCGGCCCGTGAGGCACTGCTGGCCGACGAGGTCGGCATCGCGCTGCTGGTCGTCCTCGACACCCTGAGCCCCGCCGAGCGGGTCGCCTTCGTACTGCACGACATGTTCGCGGTGCCGTTCGAGGAGATCGCCCCGCTGATCGAGAGGAACCCGGCCGCCACCCGGCAACTGGCCAGCCGTGCCCGGCGCCGGGTCCGGGGCCGGGAACCCGTGCCCACCGCCGACGCGGGGCGCCGCCGCGCGGCCGTCGAGGCGTTCCTGGCCGCCACCCGCGGCGGCGACTTCACGGCACTGTTCGCCCTGCTCGCCCCGGACGTCGCGCTGCGCGCCGACGCACTGGTCGTCCCCACGCCCGAACCGCTCACCGTCCAGGGCGCCGAACCCGTCGCCCGGGGAGCCATGGCCGCCATGGCCCGGGCCCGGCTCACCGGGGTCGCCCTGCTGGACGGCCGGGTCGGCCTGGTCATGGCGGAGCGCGGACACCCGCGCCTGGTCCTGGCCTTCACCTTCGGCACGGACGGCCTGATCTCCGGCATCGACATCACGGCAGATCCGGAACGCCTGCGCGGAATCGACATCGGCCCCGCGGACACCGACCGCTGA
- a CDS encoding ABC transporter ATP-binding protein: MATTTTLAKAAESVEYAARLEHVSKSFATPAGQQLVLDDISIDVAPGEFVTLLGASGCGKSTLLNLVAGLDRPTAGAIRTDGRPALIFQEHALFPWLTAGKNIELALKLRGVPKNERRGKAEELLELVRLKGAYGKRVHELSGGMRQRVAMARALAQESQILLMDEPFAALDAITRDVLHDELTRIWQETGLSVLFVTHNVREAVRLAQRVVLLSSRPGRIAREWTVDIPQPRRIEDAPVAELSLEITDVLRGEIRRHGQH, from the coding sequence ATGGCCACGACCACGACTCTCGCCAAGGCCGCCGAGTCGGTCGAGTACGCGGCACGCCTTGAGCACGTCTCGAAGTCCTTCGCGACCCCGGCGGGGCAGCAGCTCGTGCTGGACGACATCAGCATCGATGTCGCGCCGGGTGAGTTCGTCACCCTCCTGGGGGCATCGGGCTGCGGCAAGTCCACGCTGCTCAACCTGGTGGCCGGCCTCGACCGGCCCACCGCGGGTGCCATCCGGACGGACGGCCGCCCGGCCCTGATTTTCCAGGAACACGCCCTCTTCCCGTGGCTGACCGCGGGCAAGAACATCGAACTCGCCCTGAAGCTCAGGGGGGTGCCGAAGAACGAGCGGCGCGGCAAGGCCGAGGAGCTGCTCGAACTCGTCCGGCTGAAGGGCGCGTACGGCAAGCGCGTCCACGAGCTGTCGGGTGGTATGCGCCAGCGGGTGGCGATGGCCCGCGCGCTGGCCCAGGAGAGCCAGATCCTGCTGATGGACGAGCCGTTCGCGGCCCTGGACGCCATCACCCGGGACGTGCTGCACGACGAGCTGACCCGGATCTGGCAGGAGACGGGTCTGTCGGTCCTGTTCGTCACGCACAACGTGCGCGAGGCGGTGCGGCTCGCCCAGCGGGTCGTCCTGCTGTCCTCCCGTCCGGGCCGGATCGCGCGCGAGTGGACGGTCGACATCCCGCAGCCGCGCCGCATCGAGGACGCGCCCGTGGCCGAACTGTCCCTCGAGATCACCGATGTACTGCGTGGGGAGATCCGCCGTCATGGCCAGCACTGA
- a CDS encoding DUF1697 domain-containing protein, with product MTTYAALLRGINVGGTRKLPMADLRTLLTGLGHSGVRTHLQSGQAVFTADRGDAESLAAELTRAIEERFGFSVDVLVRDHGYLSAVAEACPFPAAELEAKQLHVTYFSAPVTPDRFADIDPAAHLPEEFRLGDRCLYLYAPDGLGRSKLAEALARPRITKGLIATSRNWNTVAKLVELTAPGA from the coding sequence ATGACGACCTATGCGGCGCTGCTGCGCGGAATCAACGTCGGCGGCACCAGGAAGCTCCCGATGGCCGACCTGCGCACGCTCCTGACCGGTCTCGGCCACTCCGGCGTACGCACCCATCTGCAGAGCGGCCAGGCCGTCTTCACCGCCGACCGCGGCGACGCGGAGTCCCTGGCCGCGGAGCTGACCCGGGCCATCGAGGAACGGTTCGGGTTCTCCGTCGACGTGCTCGTACGCGACCACGGCTATCTGTCGGCGGTCGCCGAGGCCTGCCCCTTCCCGGCCGCCGAACTGGAGGCCAAGCAGCTGCACGTCACCTACTTCTCCGCACCCGTCACCCCGGACCGCTTCGCGGACATCGACCCGGCCGCCCACCTCCCCGAGGAGTTCCGGCTCGGCGACCGCTGCCTGTACCTGTACGCCCCCGACGGCCTCGGCCGCTCCAAGCTCGCGGAGGCACTGGCCCGGCCGCGGATCACCAAGGGCCTGATCGCCACGAGCCGGAACTGGAACACGGTGGCCAAACTGGTCGAGCTGACGGCTCCGGGGGCGTGA
- a CDS encoding sulfate adenylyltransferase subunit 1, producing MSTTTTEALSATTLLRFATAGSVDDGKSTLVGRLLHDSKSVLVDQLEAVERASASRGQDAPDLALLTDGLRAEREQGITIDVAYRYFATPRRRFILADTPGHVQYTRNMVTGASTAELTVVLVDARNGVVEQTRRHAAIAALLRVPHVVLAVNKMDLVGYEESVFAAIAEEFTAYATELGVPEVTAIPISALAGDNVVEPSANMDWYGGPTVLEHLETVPVSHDLAHCHARLPVQYVIRPQTAEHPDYRGYAGQIAAGTFRVGDRVTVLPSGRTTTVSGIDLLGTPVDVAWTTQSVTLLLEDDIDVSRGDLIVPTKDAPATTQDVEATVCHVADAALTVGHRVLLKHGTRTVKAIVKDIPSRLTLDDLSLHPHPGRLAANDIGRVKIRTAEPLPVDAYADSRRTGSFILIDPNDGTTLTAGMVGESFASPEPVKDAADDDGWDF from the coding sequence ATGAGCACGACCACGACCGAGGCACTCTCGGCCACCACGTTGCTGCGGTTCGCCACCGCCGGCTCCGTCGACGACGGCAAGTCCACGCTGGTCGGACGGCTGCTGCACGACTCCAAGTCGGTCCTCGTCGACCAGCTGGAGGCCGTGGAGCGCGCCTCCGCCAGCCGCGGACAGGACGCCCCGGACCTCGCGCTGCTCACCGACGGCCTGCGTGCCGAGCGGGAGCAGGGCATCACGATCGACGTGGCGTACCGCTACTTCGCCACGCCCCGCCGCCGTTTCATCCTGGCCGACACCCCCGGTCATGTGCAGTACACGCGCAACATGGTCACCGGCGCGTCCACCGCGGAGCTGACGGTCGTCCTGGTCGACGCCCGCAACGGCGTGGTCGAGCAGACCCGGCGGCACGCGGCCATCGCCGCCCTCCTGCGGGTCCCGCACGTCGTCCTCGCCGTCAACAAGATGGACCTCGTCGGCTACGAGGAGAGCGTCTTCGCGGCGATCGCCGAGGAGTTCACGGCGTACGCGACCGAGCTGGGCGTCCCGGAGGTCACCGCGATCCCGATCTCGGCGCTCGCCGGCGACAACGTCGTGGAGCCGTCCGCGAACATGGACTGGTACGGCGGCCCGACCGTGCTGGAGCACCTGGAGACCGTGCCGGTCAGCCACGACCTGGCGCACTGCCACGCGCGGCTGCCCGTGCAGTACGTGATCCGGCCGCAGACCGCCGAGCACCCGGACTACCGTGGCTACGCGGGCCAGATCGCGGCCGGTACGTTCCGCGTCGGCGACCGGGTCACGGTCCTCCCGTCCGGCCGGACGACGACGGTCTCCGGCATCGACCTGCTTGGCACGCCGGTCGACGTGGCCTGGACGACGCAGTCGGTGACCCTCCTGCTGGAGGACGACATCGACGTCTCGCGCGGCGACCTGATCGTGCCGACGAAGGACGCGCCGGCCACCACGCAGGACGTGGAGGCGACCGTCTGCCATGTCGCGGACGCCGCGCTCACCGTCGGCCACCGGGTCCTGCTCAAGCACGGCACCCGCACGGTCAAGGCGATCGTGAAGGACATCCCGTCCCGGCTGACGCTCGACGACCTGTCCCTGCACCCGCACCCGGGCCGGCTCGCCGCCAACGACATCGGCCGGGTGAAGATCCGTACCGCGGAGCCGCTGCCGGTCGACGCCTACGCCGATTCGCGCCGCACGGGCTCCTTCATCCTCATCGACCCGAACGACGGCACCACGCTCACCGCGGGCATGGTCGGCGAGTCGTTCGCGTCCCCCGAGCCGGTCAAGGACGCGGCCGACGACGACGGATGGGACTTCTGA
- a CDS encoding ketopantoate reductase family protein, whose amino-acid sequence MRYIIIGAGAVGGTVGGRLAQAGREVVLVARGRHLAALNAHGLRLRVPQGESTYRLPAVEGPGPLGELRADDVLVLAVKTQDTVAALDAWAGVPVAGGGTAAERLPLVCLQNGVESGRLALRRFRRVYGVCVWLPSTFVEPGVVSAAGTPLTGILHLGRVPHGADGTARRISADLQDAHFEAPVVPDVARWQYAKLLGNLGNALEAVSGPVTGEAAEALYARVRAEGEAVLDAAGIAHASAEEQRAARGDKVTLVPLDGAVRGGGSSWQSLVRGTGSIEADYLNGEIVLLGRLHGVPTPLNELLQRIAGVFARERRAAGSLPVAELVALADRAGGAAAQHG is encoded by the coding sequence ATGCGCTACATCATCATCGGGGCCGGAGCGGTCGGCGGCACGGTCGGCGGCCGGCTGGCCCAGGCCGGGCGCGAGGTCGTCCTGGTCGCACGTGGCCGGCACCTCGCCGCGCTGAACGCGCACGGGCTGCGGCTGCGGGTGCCGCAGGGCGAGTCGACGTACCGGCTGCCGGCCGTCGAGGGGCCGGGCCCACTCGGTGAACTGCGCGCCGACGACGTGCTCGTCCTCGCCGTGAAGACCCAGGACACCGTGGCCGCCCTGGACGCCTGGGCGGGCGTGCCCGTCGCGGGCGGCGGCACGGCGGCCGAACGACTGCCGCTCGTCTGCCTGCAGAACGGTGTGGAGAGCGGACGGCTCGCCCTGCGCCGCTTCCGCCGGGTGTACGGCGTCTGCGTCTGGCTGCCCTCCACCTTCGTGGAACCCGGCGTCGTCTCAGCGGCCGGCACCCCGCTCACCGGCATCCTGCACCTCGGCCGTGTCCCGCACGGCGCCGACGGCACCGCCCGCCGGATCTCCGCCGACCTCCAGGACGCGCACTTCGAGGCGCCGGTGGTACCGGACGTGGCCCGCTGGCAGTACGCCAAGCTGCTGGGCAACCTCGGCAACGCCCTGGAAGCGGTGAGCGGGCCCGTCACCGGCGAGGCGGCCGAGGCCCTGTACGCCCGGGTGCGGGCCGAGGGGGAGGCCGTGCTCGACGCGGCCGGCATCGCCCACGCGAGCGCCGAGGAACAGCGCGCGGCACGCGGCGACAAGGTCACGCTGGTCCCGCTCGATGGGGCCGTGCGCGGCGGGGGTTCGTCCTGGCAGTCCCTCGTCCGGGGCACCGGCTCCATCGAGGCGGACTACCTCAACGGCGAGATCGTCCTCCTCGGCCGGCTGCACGGCGTGCCGACCCCGCTCAACGAGCTGCTCCAGCGGATCGCCGGGGTATTCGCGCGGGAACGCCGGGCGGCCGGCTCCCTGCCGGTCGCCGAACTGGTCGCGCTGGCCGACCGGGCCGGCGGAGCGGCGGCACAACACGGTTGA